One Bacteroidota bacterium genomic window carries:
- a CDS encoding redoxin domain-containing protein translates to MKRFFRFVFILIFLFAAIGKNNAGTIVLTDSSLQFKQVSLAGTFADDLIHYKNLSADESGRVVFITDSLVSGIYYLIYPDSSSIEFLFDQTFEEKIHFKNSKEQGIQLITSPSPVMEYHQYNTQMVVLSIRLDSIRILLKQVDLKSREQQNLLEERDRIYDWIDVLLKEMAKEGSSEFLRAFFKTKLVVEIPDFDLHDYKGDKDSLLWVMQREYYTKHFLDRLDLADYRLLHTPAYTSMVNEYLDKVLPQQIEILTQTVNRMIESASRSENTYAFLSQYLLKKYSLLKNTEPYESVYLYLIEQYFLQKTHPSATNNDVLLLTKEHNSRKPLLIGQPAPTLKLSDENGKVIDTDSIQSKYLLLYFYQTDCELCQQTTPQMKKLSWLNKNDSLTVVSVCMGTNNESCKNYIQKNGLTNWVNLMDENQIHLIANSYNLRYTPCLYLLDSEKKIRAKNITVQQLEDILEESER, encoded by the coding sequence ATGAAAAGGTTTTTTCGATTTGTTTTTATACTGATATTTTTGTTTGCCGCCATCGGTAAAAACAATGCTGGCACCATAGTGTTGACGGACTCTAGCTTGCAATTTAAACAAGTTAGTCTGGCCGGAACTTTTGCCGATGACCTTATCCATTATAAAAACCTTAGCGCCGACGAGAGTGGCCGGGTAGTATTTATTACCGATAGCCTTGTTTCCGGTATATATTACCTGATCTATCCCGACTCGTCGAGTATTGAATTTTTATTTGACCAAACTTTTGAAGAAAAAATTCATTTTAAAAACTCCAAAGAACAAGGAATTCAATTAATCACTAGTCCATCTCCGGTGATGGAATACCATCAGTATAATACACAGATGGTCGTATTGTCAATAAGACTCGATTCAATAAGAATACTACTAAAACAAGTTGATTTGAAAAGCAGGGAACAACAAAACTTGCTGGAAGAGCGCGATAGGATTTATGATTGGATCGATGTCTTATTAAAAGAAATGGCTAAAGAGGGCTCCAGTGAGTTTCTGCGCGCCTTTTTTAAAACAAAACTCGTAGTGGAAATCCCTGATTTTGATTTGCATGATTACAAAGGCGATAAAGATTCGCTATTGTGGGTCATGCAAAGAGAATATTATACCAAACATTTTCTGGATCGACTTGACCTTGCCGATTACCGTTTGCTGCATACTCCCGCCTACACCTCCATGGTAAATGAATACCTCGATAAAGTTTTGCCACAACAAATAGAAATATTGACACAAACTGTAAACAGAATGATTGAATCTGCCAGTAGGTCTGAAAATACCTATGCCTTTCTTTCCCAATATCTGCTAAAAAAATATAGCCTATTAAAGAATACCGAACCCTACGAATCTGTTTACCTCTATTTGATTGAACAATATTTTTTGCAGAAGACACATCCTTCTGCAACCAACAACGATGTGCTTTTACTCACAAAAGAACACAACAGCAGAAAACCTCTGCTAATTGGTCAGCCTGCTCCCACACTGAAACTTTCGGACGAAAATGGAAAAGTTATAGACACCGACTCAATCCAATCAAAATACCTGCTACTCTACTTTTACCAGACTGATTGTGAACTTTGCCAGCAAACAACTCCTCAGATGAAGAAACTCTCGTGGTTGAATAAAAATGACTCCCTCACTGTGGTTTCTGTTTGCATGGGAACCAACAACGAAAGCTGCAAAAACTATATTCAAAAAAATGGATTAACAAATTGGGTTAACCTGATGGACGAAAATCAAATTCACCTTATTGCCAATAGCTACAATCTTCGTTATACGCCATGCCTGTACCTGCTCGATAGCGAAAAGAAAATAAGAGCGAAAAACATCACGGTACAACAATTGGAAGATATTCTCGAAGAATCGGAAAGGTAG
- a CDS encoding glycosyltransferase family 2 protein has product MLSVLIPVYNYDVRRLTKSLQQQLLKAGVSYEIILVDDASELSFKEINRELALLNGVFYSEEESNLGRSKIRNKLARLAKFDYLLFIDCDSQIPGTNYIHFYLEQIPYHKMVHGGTEYQPRLSPSENFILHWKYGHKREQCPAKYRNIEPNKSFHSNNFLINKELFLSIGFNEDITGYGHEDTLFGYELQKHNIRILHIDNPVVHEGLESNEIFLMKTREGIKNLIRILSMNGSEKKLIKDVAILSFYSTIDRIGLSGLIEYVYNRYEHKLRKNLLGSNPNLLVLDFYKLGYLCSIRAHHHK; this is encoded by the coding sequence ATGCTTTCTGTATTGATTCCGGTATACAATTACGATGTCCGTAGGTTAACTAAAAGCCTGCAACAGCAGCTGTTAAAAGCTGGGGTGTCTTATGAGATTATTTTGGTTGACGATGCCTCGGAATTGAGTTTTAAAGAAATTAACCGCGAGCTGGCCCTATTAAATGGAGTTTTCTATTCCGAAGAAGAAAGTAATTTGGGGCGCTCGAAAATACGAAACAAACTAGCCCGATTGGCGAAATTTGATTATTTGCTTTTTATCGATTGCGATTCGCAGATACCTGGCACCAACTATATTCATTTTTACCTCGAGCAGATACCTTACCATAAAATGGTTCATGGAGGAACAGAATATCAACCCAGATTATCACCGTCAGAGAATTTTATATTGCATTGGAAATATGGGCATAAAAGAGAACAATGCCCTGCAAAGTATCGGAACATCGAACCCAACAAATCTTTCCATTCCAACAACTTCCTCATTAACAAGGAACTATTTCTCAGCATTGGCTTTAATGAAGATATTACAGGATATGGGCATGAAGATACTCTGTTTGGTTACGAGCTTCAGAAACACAATATAAGAATATTGCACATCGACAACCCGGTTGTACACGAGGGTCTCGAATCGAACGAAATATTTCTTATGAAAACCAGAGAAGGTATAAAGAACCTGATTCGCATTCTTAGTATGAATGGCAGCGAAAAGAAGCTCATAAAAGATGTTGCCATTTTGTCTTTTTACAGCACCATTGACCGTATTGGGTTATCTGGACTGATTGAGTATGTCTATAACCGCTATGAGCATAAACTTAGGAAAAATCTTCTTGGTAGTAATCCCAACTTGCTGGTGCTCGATTTCTATAAGCTTGGTTACCTGTGTTCTATAAGGGCACACCACCATAAGTAG
- a CDS encoding arginine--tRNA ligase, with protein sequence MNLTEKIQQSVSLALAQIYDAQVSNQLIQIQKTRKEFTGDLTLVVFPLLKLSKKSPEETCRQIGEYLQQHSGLISGFNTVKGFLNLVVNDSFYLSYLDSIKNNPEFGIAQPTDTSETVMVEYSSPNTNKPLHLGHVRNNLLGNSVCRILAASGKKVISTNIVNDRGIHICKSMLAWQKWGNGEQPSASIKGDKLVGNYYVKFDQEYKKQIKDLVGAGMSEEEAAKEAPLMKEAQEMLRAWEARKPDVLELWSTMNGWVYDGFDVTYKRLGISFDKIYYESDTYLVGRDTVLEGLKKGVLVQEADNSVWADLTDDGLDKKVLLRSDGTSVYMTQDIGTAQLRQNDYKPDKMVYVVGNEQNYHFKVLALILDKLGFNWARGLFHLSYGMVELPEGKMKSREGTVVDADDLMDEMIETATEMSRELGKLDGLSEVDKNEVCRIVGLGALKYYILKVDPTKNMTFNPKESIDFNGHTGPFIQYTYARIQSVLRKAEADGLFPFSPINTGIVLSDKEKTVIKSLHDFPVILSEAAYSYSPAIIANYVYELVKEYNQFYHDHPILKETSEEIRNLRLVLSNMVAHTVHNAMELLGIEVPERM encoded by the coding sequence ATGAACTTAACCGAAAAAATTCAGCAATCCGTTTCACTTGCCCTGGCTCAAATTTATGATGCACAAGTCAGCAATCAGCTTATTCAGATTCAAAAAACACGAAAAGAGTTCACTGGCGATTTAACTCTGGTTGTGTTTCCTTTATTAAAACTCTCCAAAAAATCACCGGAAGAAACTTGCCGGCAAATAGGCGAATACCTTCAGCAACATTCAGGATTAATAAGCGGATTTAATACAGTTAAAGGATTTTTAAACCTGGTTGTAAACGATTCGTTTTACCTAAGCTATCTCGATAGCATAAAAAACAATCCTGAGTTTGGAATTGCACAGCCCACAGACACTTCCGAAACGGTGATGGTGGAGTATTCATCACCCAATACAAATAAGCCACTTCATTTGGGTCATGTCCGGAATAACCTCTTAGGTAATTCTGTATGTCGCATTCTGGCTGCCAGCGGAAAGAAAGTCATAAGCACCAACATCGTGAACGACCGGGGTATTCATATTTGTAAATCCATGCTTGCCTGGCAAAAGTGGGGTAATGGCGAGCAACCATCGGCCAGTATTAAGGGCGATAAGCTGGTTGGAAATTATTATGTAAAATTTGATCAAGAGTATAAAAAGCAGATAAAAGACCTTGTAGGTGCCGGTATGTCGGAAGAAGAAGCCGCTAAAGAAGCACCACTGATGAAGGAGGCGCAGGAAATGCTACGAGCATGGGAAGCCCGTAAACCCGATGTGCTAGAACTTTGGTCGACCATGAACGGATGGGTTTATGATGGTTTCGACGTGACCTATAAACGCTTGGGAATCAGTTTCGATAAAATCTATTACGAGTCAGACACCTACCTGGTAGGTCGCGATACAGTGCTCGAAGGCTTGAAAAAAGGTGTTTTGGTGCAGGAGGCCGATAACTCGGTTTGGGCTGACTTAACTGACGATGGTCTGGATAAAAAAGTCTTGCTTCGGAGCGATGGTACTTCGGTATACATGACCCAGGATATTGGCACCGCACAATTGCGCCAAAACGACTATAAGCCCGACAAAATGGTGTATGTGGTGGGCAACGAGCAAAACTACCATTTTAAAGTGTTAGCACTCATACTCGATAAACTCGGATTTAATTGGGCTCGCGGTCTGTTTCATCTTTCTTATGGCATGGTGGAATTGCCCGAAGGAAAAATGAAATCGCGCGAAGGTACTGTAGTCGACGCCGACGATCTGATGGATGAGATGATTGAAACCGCCACCGAAATGTCCAGAGAGCTTGGCAAACTCGATGGTCTGTCTGAGGTTGATAAAAATGAAGTATGCCGTATTGTGGGCTTAGGGGCACTAAAATATTATATTCTCAAGGTCGATCCCACCAAGAACATGACCTTTAATCCAAAAGAATCGATTGACTTTAATGGGCACACAGGGCCTTTTATTCAATATACCTATGCCCGTATTCAATCGGTATTGCGCAAAGCAGAGGCCGATGGATTATTTCCCTTTTCACCAATAAACACCGGCATAGTGCTCAGCGACAAGGAAAAAACGGTAATCAAATCTTTGCACGATTTTCCTGTAATCCTCTCTGAAGCTGCCTACAGCTATAGTCCGGCAATCATTGCCAATTATGTGTACGAGCTTGTAAAAGAGTATAACCAGTTTTATCACGATCACCCCATATTAAAAGAAACTTCGGAAGAAATCAGAAACCTGCGCCTGGTTCTTTCCAATATGGTGGCCCATACCGTGCACAATGCAATGGAATTACTAGGTATCGAGGTGCCGGAGCGTATGTAG
- a CDS encoding tetratricopeptide repeat protein, with the protein MNKIFLPLLFLIFYSIHSFAQTNSLEVVCFVESATGSPIDAARAELFENGTKVKTATSDAKGIISFNLDFGKDYKIVVTKQGMIQKRIDFKTEVSPEFQRNLRKEFAMSLVENCDGADVSVFSEPVDFIQYDAGFGNFVSDKAYADKMQSRFASAYQGIEKCKQDKFQEEKLAADKAFNEGNFEESIKLYQEALKVYPNDAGVKRQIAQAQKNITTQQSTSARYDQLIKEGDQFLAQNNPVAAKQRYVEAQKINPAAGYPQQKINEINNQAAQQQAELQKQQATNEAYNDFMKQGNAALAAKNYPLAQQMFEKASAAKPGDLLASQKVAESQQALKKQQQDLAEQERINKAYDDALANANASMAQTDYLKAQEHYKAAMALKPNETLPRQKLAEAQKLEVQKQQKIQADQKAEIERKYNEAIASGNALFAQSKYNEASAAYEQALSFKPADPYAQQQIGKIKNLIVEAQQAQKAAVEKQYTQDMALGESKKLQKDYPGAITAFQQALLSKPNDTQALSKLAESEKLLAEQKKREKEDQEVRARYNQLVQEGDGMFQAKNYESSKVKYQEASQLYPAETYPRNQLATIENLLAGLSKEAEYIKIVTEGDQLFGQQNWEGARSKYSQAQTVMPEKTYPAQKLNEINQKINEQAKLSQQAKYSELAQQAEQQVDQKNYEQAKTLYNQAMLVMPENPYPQKRINEINQMISNESKNAIETRYNELVAQAEKETTNKNYDLAKNLFGQAQQVMPEKTYPQQRINEINKMISDASREQLVENYNKLVAEADQQFASQNYEMAVQNYNRALALMPEQTYPQQKLNEISALQTERSRQKTEQQEIENQYNMTISLADRYFNEKSYSFATTEYNKARQIKPSEVYPAQQIEKINQLVAEQQLADARMREAETKYKESMSKADSYFKARDYANAKIGYQDALNYKPGDAIALSQIQRIDQIANQEAEEGNKQKSKQEQYNALIGSGDKFYSAGELSKARQSYYSALELIPGQEYPRNQIRKIDEAVRASMAKSEGSKTNVAPVAVAPVASANAQSNSSTSSSGDKAQTKFSSDSERDKYLEQLKQKYSEGVTKETYSDNTSSTTRYVIIRSGEVKEFVEVRFKWGGAEYTFNGKAINDMYFNSQVKPREGESFTEIKK; encoded by the coding sequence ATGAATAAGATATTTTTACCCCTTCTATTTTTGATTTTTTACTCTATCCATAGTTTTGCCCAGACAAATTCTCTCGAAGTCGTCTGTTTTGTTGAAAGCGCCACAGGCAGTCCGATCGATGCGGCAAGGGCCGAATTGTTTGAGAATGGAACCAAAGTAAAAACAGCCACTTCCGATGCTAAAGGTATAATCAGTTTTAACCTCGATTTCGGCAAGGACTATAAAATTGTGGTGACCAAACAGGGAATGATTCAGAAGCGAATCGATTTTAAAACAGAGGTATCGCCGGAGTTTCAAAGAAACCTTCGCAAGGAATTTGCCATGTCGCTGGTTGAAAATTGTGATGGAGCCGATGTATCGGTTTTTTCTGAGCCGGTCGATTTTATTCAATACGATGCCGGTTTTGGGAATTTTGTTTCCGACAAGGCCTATGCCGATAAAATGCAATCGCGCTTTGCATCGGCTTATCAGGGTATAGAAAAGTGTAAGCAAGATAAATTTCAGGAAGAAAAACTTGCTGCCGACAAAGCGTTTAACGAGGGTAATTTCGAAGAATCCATTAAACTCTACCAGGAAGCCTTAAAAGTTTATCCGAACGATGCGGGTGTGAAGCGCCAGATAGCTCAGGCACAGAAAAATATCACCACCCAGCAATCGACAAGTGCACGGTACGATCAGCTTATTAAAGAAGGCGATCAGTTTTTGGCACAAAATAATCCTGTTGCAGCCAAACAGCGTTATGTCGAGGCTCAAAAAATTAACCCTGCCGCAGGCTATCCTCAGCAGAAAATCAACGAAATTAACAATCAGGCCGCTCAACAGCAGGCTGAGCTTCAGAAGCAGCAAGCTACAAATGAAGCCTACAACGATTTTATGAAGCAGGGCAATGCTGCGTTGGCGGCGAAGAATTACCCGCTTGCACAGCAAATGTTTGAGAAGGCCTCTGCTGCCAAACCGGGTGACCTGCTGGCCAGTCAGAAAGTTGCCGAATCGCAGCAGGCACTTAAAAAGCAGCAGCAAGATCTGGCAGAGCAGGAGCGTATTAATAAGGCCTATGACGATGCTCTAGCCAACGCCAATGCCTCGATGGCACAAACCGATTACCTTAAAGCCCAGGAGCATTATAAGGCCGCGATGGCCTTAAAGCCAAACGAAACCTTACCACGTCAAAAACTTGCCGAAGCCCAGAAACTCGAAGTTCAGAAACAACAAAAAATTCAGGCAGATCAGAAAGCTGAAATTGAGCGTAAATACAACGAAGCTATTGCCAGCGGCAATGCATTGTTCGCTCAATCGAAATACAACGAAGCAAGCGCAGCTTATGAGCAGGCGCTTTCCTTCAAACCTGCCGATCCCTATGCCCAGCAGCAGATTGGCAAAATAAAAAACCTGATTGTTGAGGCACAACAGGCACAAAAAGCTGCTGTCGAGAAGCAATACACCCAGGATATGGCTTTGGGCGAGTCGAAGAAATTGCAGAAAGATTATCCCGGAGCCATTACAGCATTTCAGCAAGCCTTGCTTTCGAAGCCAAACGATACTCAGGCCTTAAGTAAGCTGGCTGAAAGTGAAAAGCTTTTAGCGGAACAAAAGAAACGTGAAAAAGAAGACCAGGAAGTACGTGCCCGCTATAATCAACTTGTACAAGAAGGTGACGGAATGTTTCAAGCTAAAAATTACGAAAGCAGCAAAGTAAAATACCAGGAGGCATCGCAGCTCTATCCTGCAGAGACTTACCCACGCAACCAGCTTGCAACCATTGAGAATCTTCTCGCCGGACTTTCCAAAGAGGCAGAGTATATTAAAATAGTCACAGAAGGCGATCAGCTTTTCGGCCAGCAAAACTGGGAAGGAGCCAGATCGAAATACTCCCAGGCACAAACGGTGATGCCAGAGAAAACTTATCCAGCTCAAAAACTAAACGAAATAAATCAGAAAATCAACGAGCAGGCTAAGCTTTCCCAGCAGGCGAAATACAGCGAACTGGCGCAACAAGCCGAGCAACAGGTTGATCAAAAAAACTACGAACAGGCAAAAACACTTTATAACCAAGCCATGCTGGTTATGCCAGAAAATCCTTATCCGCAAAAGCGCATCAACGAGATCAATCAAATGATTTCGAATGAATCGAAAAATGCAATAGAAACCCGTTACAACGAGTTGGTAGCCCAAGCTGAGAAAGAAACCACCAATAAAAATTATGATCTGGCCAAAAACCTTTTTGGACAAGCCCAGCAAGTAATGCCAGAAAAAACATACCCTCAGCAAAGGATTAACGAAATCAATAAAATGATTTCAGATGCTTCGCGCGAGCAATTAGTCGAGAACTACAATAAATTGGTAGCAGAGGCAGACCAGCAATTTGCCAGTCAGAACTACGAAATGGCTGTGCAAAACTACAACAGGGCATTGGCTTTAATGCCGGAGCAAACCTATCCGCAGCAAAAGCTGAACGAGATTAGTGCATTGCAAACCGAACGTTCGCGCCAGAAAACAGAGCAGCAGGAAATCGAAAACCAATACAACATGACTATCAGCCTGGCCGACAGGTATTTTAACGAAAAATCGTATTCTTTTGCTACTACCGAATACAACAAAGCACGACAAATAAAACCTTCAGAAGTATATCCTGCGCAGCAAATAGAAAAAATAAATCAGCTTGTTGCAGAGCAGCAGTTGGCAGATGCCCGCATGCGCGAGGCAGAAACAAAGTACAAAGAAAGCATGTCAAAAGCCGACTCCTACTTTAAAGCACGCGATTATGCCAACGCTAAAATTGGTTACCAGGATGCACTCAATTACAAACCAGGTGATGCTATAGCCCTTTCGCAAATACAAAGAATCGACCAGATTGCCAATCAGGAAGCAGAGGAAGGCAATAAACAAAAATCCAAGCAAGAACAGTACAATGCCCTGATAGGTAGCGGTGACAAATTTTATTCGGCCGGAGAACTGAGCAAAGCCAGACAAAGCTATTACAGTGCTTTAGAACTTATTCCCGGACAGGAATATCCCCGCAATCAAATACGTAAAATTGATGAAGCTGTGCGTGCATCCATGGCAAAGTCGGAGGGAAGCAAAACAAATGTGGCACCAGTAGCGGTGGCTCCAGTTGCTAGTGCGAATGCACAATCAAATTCTTCTACCTCTTCTTCAGGCGATAAAGCTCAAACTAAATTCAGTAGCGACAGCGAACGCGATAAGTACCTCGAGCAACTCAAACAAAAGTATAGCGAAGGCGTAACAAAAGAAACCTATTCCGATAACACCAGCAGCACTACCCGATATGTTATTATTCGATCAGGCGAAGTGAAAGAGTTTGTCGAGGTGCGCTTTAAATGGGGAGGGGCAGAGTATACCTTCAATGGAAAAGCCATTAACGACATGTATTTTAACTCGCAGGTTAAACCACGTGAAGGAGAGAGTTTTACAGAAATTAAAAAATAG